In Cupriavidus basilensis, the following proteins share a genomic window:
- a CDS encoding LuxR C-terminal-related transcriptional regulator: MATIEETSAGQRGAARAATLVAKLRPPMLTPFQVERRAICDAVCAAGFVKLVLVRAPAGFGKTTAMLQCRARLDAEGVATAWLTLDRADNDATRFLGSLEAAFALVLRKGGAPLAAAQPAPQSAGEHALALIDRMAAHDRPFTLFLDDFEALQNPAVAGLVWQVVEHLPPGARLVVGTRWVPESGLARLRARGELLEIEPAQLRFTADETDSFLRRARGLALQPAAISTLHRRTEGWATALWLASVALERRGQPDAFIAGFSGSNAAIADYLVEDVYLHLPDAVRAFLLRTSILDQLSGPLCDAVSGTADSEEILAWLERANLFLMPLDGERHGGAEPPAQTHQPNVRWYRYHSLFSSFLRAQLQQAMPHEVPALQMAASRWYEQQGRPVPAIEHALAAGAVDHALPLLAGKVDELLAQGRMRLLTRWLDAVPADALAAWPKLQIAHVWALSFTRGPADAIALLQTIPLAGAEGDLLAHVRALRHMLLNMMDRFDEARACSRDDPLPLPMGYPFPDSILATSMARMAAVTGDYREARRLLGVARQVVRGSDSNFNKIFSESVEGLIDLRQGRLQQALARFRIAASTMLPNRYGPTNGNAMAGILLADALYEINERERAERLLTVYVPLARDLGLPDQIITGHTVLARIAYDRGDVDGAHEWLAALEHLGHHRGLPRLVLGAMLERARLALLQGNQHAAEQALQHAADPALWRARPGLSAVSSFANDLEDVVMGRLRLALFTEPCVRTREAIETELAATERAQLMRRALKLRILLALACQRSGDAPQALQAMGEALRFGAAEGFIRIFADESTDVRRLVAEACLRQGSALPAGYVERLLQACGGAPEPVDPAAMQARHGLLEPLTPKEQKVLQLLAEGFSNVAMADRLFVSETTVRTHLRNISAKLRASNRTQAVAIARQLGLL, translated from the coding sequence ATGGCAACAATCGAGGAGACCAGCGCGGGCCAACGGGGCGCCGCCCGCGCCGCCACGCTGGTGGCGAAGCTGCGCCCGCCCATGCTGACCCCGTTCCAGGTGGAGCGCCGCGCCATTTGCGACGCGGTGTGCGCTGCCGGCTTCGTCAAGCTGGTGCTGGTGCGCGCGCCGGCCGGGTTCGGCAAGACTACCGCCATGCTGCAATGCCGGGCGCGGCTGGACGCCGAAGGCGTGGCCACCGCCTGGCTCACGCTGGACCGCGCGGACAATGACGCCACGCGTTTTCTCGGCTCGCTCGAAGCCGCCTTCGCGCTGGTGCTGCGCAAGGGCGGCGCGCCGCTCGCCGCGGCCCAGCCTGCGCCGCAGTCGGCAGGCGAGCACGCGCTTGCGCTGATCGACCGCATGGCGGCCCACGACCGCCCCTTCACGCTGTTCCTGGATGACTTCGAGGCCTTGCAGAACCCCGCCGTGGCCGGCCTGGTCTGGCAGGTGGTGGAGCATTTGCCACCCGGCGCCCGCCTGGTGGTGGGCACGCGCTGGGTGCCGGAGTCGGGGCTGGCGCGGCTGCGCGCGCGCGGCGAGCTGCTGGAGATCGAGCCGGCCCAGCTGCGCTTCACCGCCGACGAGACCGATTCCTTCCTGCGCCGCGCACGCGGCCTGGCGTTGCAGCCCGCGGCCATCTCCACGCTGCACCGGCGCACCGAGGGTTGGGCGACGGCGTTGTGGCTGGCGTCGGTGGCGCTGGAGCGGCGTGGCCAGCCGGACGCCTTCATCGCCGGCTTTTCCGGCTCGAACGCCGCGATTGCCGATTACCTGGTGGAGGACGTCTACCTGCACCTGCCCGATGCGGTGCGTGCATTCCTGTTGCGCACCTCCATCCTTGACCAGCTCAGCGGGCCGTTGTGCGATGCCGTGAGCGGCACCGCCGACAGCGAGGAGATCCTCGCCTGGCTGGAGCGGGCCAACCTGTTCCTGATGCCGCTGGATGGCGAGCGCCACGGCGGCGCGGAGCCGCCTGCTCAGACCCATCAGCCCAATGTGCGCTGGTACCGCTATCACAGCCTGTTCTCCAGCTTCCTGCGTGCGCAGCTGCAGCAGGCCATGCCGCACGAAGTGCCGGCCTTGCAGATGGCCGCCTCGCGCTGGTACGAGCAGCAGGGCCGGCCGGTGCCGGCCATCGAGCATGCGCTGGCGGCCGGCGCGGTGGACCACGCGCTGCCGCTGCTGGCGGGCAAGGTGGACGAGTTGCTGGCGCAGGGCCGCATGCGCCTGCTGACGCGCTGGCTGGACGCGGTGCCGGCCGACGCACTGGCCGCGTGGCCCAAGCTGCAGATCGCCCATGTGTGGGCGCTGTCGTTTACGCGCGGCCCGGCCGACGCCATTGCGCTGCTGCAGACCATCCCGCTGGCCGGCGCCGAGGGCGACCTGCTGGCGCATGTGCGCGCGCTGCGCCATATGCTGCTGAACATGATGGACCGCTTCGACGAGGCGCGTGCCTGCAGCCGCGACGATCCGCTGCCGCTGCCCATGGGCTATCCGTTCCCGGACTCCATCCTGGCCACCTCGATGGCGCGCATGGCCGCCGTTACCGGCGACTACCGCGAGGCGCGGCGCCTGCTGGGCGTGGCCCGGCAGGTCGTGCGCGGCTCCGACAGCAACTTCAACAAGATCTTCTCGGAATCGGTGGAGGGGCTGATCGACCTGCGCCAGGGCCGCCTGCAGCAGGCGCTGGCGCGGTTTCGCATTGCCGCCAGCACGATGCTGCCGAACCGCTACGGCCCTACCAACGGCAACGCCATGGCCGGCATCCTGCTGGCCGATGCGCTCTACGAGATCAACGAGCGCGAGCGCGCGGAGCGCCTGCTCACCGTGTACGTGCCGCTTGCGCGCGACCTCGGCCTGCCCGACCAGATCATCACCGGCCATACCGTACTGGCCCGCATTGCCTACGACCGCGGCGACGTGGACGGCGCGCACGAATGGCTGGCCGCCCTCGAGCACCTTGGCCATCATCGCGGCCTGCCACGGCTGGTGCTGGGCGCCATGCTCGAGCGTGCCCGCCTGGCGCTGCTGCAAGGCAATCAGCATGCCGCCGAGCAAGCGCTGCAGCACGCAGCCGACCCGGCGCTGTGGCGCGCGCGTCCCGGCCTGAGCGCGGTCAGCTCGTTCGCCAACGACCTGGAAGACGTGGTCATGGGGCGCCTGCGGCTGGCGCTGTTTACCGAGCCCTGCGTGCGCACGCGCGAGGCCATCGAGACGGAACTCGCCGCCACCGAGCGCGCGCAGCTGATGCGCAGGGCGCTCAAGCTGCGCATCCTGCTGGCGCTGGCTTGCCAGCGCAGCGGCGACGCGCCCCAGGCGTTGCAGGCGATGGGCGAAGCGCTGCGCTTCGGCGCGGCGGAAGGCTTCATCCGCATCTTCGCCGACGAGAGCACTGACGTGCGCCGGCTGGTGGCCGAGGCCTGCCTGCGCCAGGGCAGCGCGCTGCCCGCAGGGTATGTGGAGCGCCTGCTGCAAGCCTGCGGCGGCGCGCCGGAGCCAGTGGACCCGGCCGCGATGCAGGCGCGCCATGGGCTGCTGGAACCGCTCACGCCCAAGGAGCAGAAGGTGCTGCAACTGCTGGCCGAGGGCTTCTCCAATGTGGCGATGGCGGATCGGCTCTTTGTCTCGGAGACCACCGTGCGCACCCACCTGCGCAATATCAGCGCCAAGCTGCGGGCCAGCAATCGCACGCAGGCGGTTGCCATCGCGCGGCAACTGGGATTGCTGTAG
- a CDS encoding AraC family transcriptional regulator: MPTSLSLSLCAPAFLPRQPSPATASQDEADNITHLAGICAGIAKQRPRDMATLLDAISLITPLLNAIPNVVFFIKDRQARYLVANLTLAARCGFKRIEPLLGKTSAEVFPAHLGQRYTEQDRRVLDTGCAIAQQLELHLYPARDAGWCMTCKRPLLDRGGAIIGMAGISHDLRFARDTHPAYQRLAAVDTYIREHYMRPILLSELTGLAGLSAAQLERYCKRIFHLTPRQMIHKARLERASELLSTDMPITDIALECGYTDHSAFSRQFKALTGLTPRQFRPPAGRPGAHD; encoded by the coding sequence ATGCCGACATCGCTCTCCCTCTCCCTCTGCGCCCCCGCCTTCCTGCCCCGGCAGCCCTCGCCAGCAACGGCAAGCCAGGACGAAGCCGACAACATCACGCACCTCGCCGGCATCTGCGCGGGCATAGCGAAGCAGCGCCCGCGCGACATGGCTACCCTGCTCGATGCCATATCGCTGATCACGCCGTTGCTGAACGCCATTCCCAACGTGGTGTTCTTCATCAAGGACCGCCAGGCGCGCTATCTGGTCGCCAACCTCACGCTGGCCGCCCGCTGCGGCTTCAAGCGCATCGAGCCCCTGCTTGGCAAGACGTCGGCCGAGGTCTTTCCCGCTCATCTCGGCCAGCGCTACACGGAGCAAGACCGGCGCGTCCTGGATACCGGCTGCGCCATTGCGCAGCAGCTCGAGTTGCATCTCTATCCCGCGCGCGACGCAGGCTGGTGCATGACCTGCAAGCGCCCCTTGCTGGATCGCGGCGGCGCCATCATCGGCATGGCCGGCATCTCCCACGACCTGCGCTTCGCCAGGGATACGCATCCGGCCTACCAGCGGCTGGCGGCGGTGGACACCTATATCCGCGAGCACTACATGCGCCCCATCCTGCTATCCGAACTGACGGGGCTGGCCGGCCTGTCGGCGGCGCAGCTCGAGCGCTACTGCAAGCGCATCTTCCACCTGACGCCGCGCCAGATGATCCACAAGGCGAGGCTGGAGCGCGCGTCCGAACTACTGTCCACCGATATGCCGATCACCGACATCGCGCTCGAGTGCGGCTATACCGATCACAGCGCCTTCAGCCGGCAGTTCAAGGCCCTGACCGGGCTGACGCCGCGGCAATTCAGGCCGCCAGCCGGCAGGCCAGGCGCGCACGATTGA
- a CDS encoding APC family permease, with protein MSPVQGKFKRQLSLTDLTFIGLGAIFGSGWLFAASHVSAIAGPAGIISWLLGGFAVLLLGIVYCELGAALPRAGGIIRYPVFSHGELMGYLMGLITLIAFSSLIAIEVVAARQYAAAWFPFLSQPGSSNPTLPGWALQFAMLCLFFVLNYYSVKTFARANNIVSVFKFVVPLLVIVVLFTHFKPANLQVHGFAPFGLSGIQAAVSAGGIIFAYLGLTPIISVASEVRSPQRTIPIALILSVLLSTLIYVLLQIAFLGGVPTETLSDGWRGVGQAFALPYRDIALALGVGWLAFLVVSDAVISPSGTGNIYMNATPRVVYGWARGGTFFKSFSRIDAASGIPRPALWLTFALSVFWTLPFPSWEAMINVVSAALVLSYAVAPVTVAALRRNAPSLHRPFRVRWLAVLGPLSFIIAALIVYWSGWGTVSWLLGLQIAMFVVYLLCRRAVPTHRLSLAQQVKSSLWLIAFYLLIIVASYLGTFGGIGAISHPWDTGLVALIALGIYGWGARTGIPAALLDLGGDDDE; from the coding sequence ATGTCTCCAGTGCAAGGCAAGTTCAAGCGGCAGCTCTCGCTGACCGATCTCACCTTTATCGGCCTGGGCGCGATCTTCGGATCCGGATGGCTATTCGCCGCCAGCCACGTGTCCGCCATCGCCGGACCCGCCGGCATCATCTCCTGGCTGCTGGGCGGATTTGCCGTGCTGCTGCTCGGCATCGTCTACTGCGAGCTGGGCGCGGCACTGCCGCGCGCGGGCGGCATCATCCGCTACCCGGTCTTTTCCCATGGCGAGCTGATGGGCTACCTGATGGGCCTGATCACGCTGATCGCCTTCTCCAGCCTGATCGCCATCGAAGTCGTGGCCGCACGCCAGTATGCGGCGGCCTGGTTCCCCTTCCTGAGCCAGCCGGGATCGAGCAATCCGACCCTGCCCGGCTGGGCGCTGCAGTTCGCGATGCTGTGCCTGTTCTTCGTGCTCAACTACTACAGCGTCAAGACCTTCGCGCGCGCCAACAACATCGTCAGCGTATTCAAGTTCGTGGTGCCACTGCTGGTCATCGTGGTGCTGTTCACGCATTTCAAGCCCGCCAACCTGCAGGTGCATGGCTTCGCACCGTTCGGGCTGTCCGGCATCCAGGCCGCGGTCTCCGCCGGGGGCATCATCTTTGCGTACCTCGGGCTGACGCCGATCATCTCGGTGGCCAGCGAAGTCCGCTCGCCACAGCGCACCATTCCCATCGCGCTGATCCTGTCGGTCTTGCTGTCCACCCTGATCTACGTGCTGCTGCAGATCGCCTTTCTCGGCGGCGTGCCGACCGAGACGCTGTCGGATGGCTGGCGCGGCGTCGGCCAGGCGTTCGCGCTGCCTTACCGCGATATCGCGCTGGCGCTCGGCGTGGGCTGGCTGGCGTTCCTGGTGGTCTCCGACGCGGTGATCTCGCCCAGCGGTACCGGCAATATCTACATGAACGCCACGCCCCGCGTGGTCTATGGCTGGGCGCGCGGCGGCACCTTCTTCAAGTCGTTCTCCCGAATCGATGCGGCCTCGGGGATTCCGCGGCCGGCCTTGTGGCTGACCTTCGCGCTGTCGGTGTTCTGGACCCTGCCCTTTCCCTCGTGGGAGGCCATGATCAACGTGGTGTCGGCCGCACTGGTGCTGAGCTATGCGGTCGCGCCCGTCACGGTAGCCGCATTGCGCCGCAACGCACCCAGCCTGCACCGGCCGTTCCGGGTCAGGTGGCTAGCCGTGCTCGGCCCGCTCTCGTTCATCATCGCCGCGCTGATCGTGTACTGGTCCGGCTGGGGCACGGTGTCCTGGCTGCTGGGACTGCAGATCGCCATGTTCGTGGTCTACCTGCTATGCAGGCGCGCGGTACCCACCCATCGCCTGAGCCTGGCGCAACAGGTGAAGTCGTCGCTGTGGCTGATCGCCTTCTACCTGCTGATCATCGTGGCGTCATACCTTGGCACTTTTGGCGGCATCGGCGCGATCAGCCATCCGTGGGACACAGGCCTGGTGGCGCTCATCGCGCTGGGCATCTATGGCTGGGGAGCCCGCACCGGCATACCTGCCGCGCTGCTGGATCTCGGCGGTGACGATGACGAATAG
- a CDS encoding dihydrodipicolinate synthase family protein, with product MSRNAIHWSGVFPAVSTQFKADYSLDIEATHKVMCNLVADGVCGLVVCGTVGENTSMSAREKLAVIEAAKDAARGRVPVIAGIAEFTTAFARDMVTEAARAGVDGVMVMPALVYSAKPHEAAAHFRDIATATDLPVMLYNNPPVYRSDITPDILVSLADCENIVCFKDSSGDTRRFIDLRNAVGDRFVLFAGLDDVVLESIAVGADGWISGMSNAFPKEGETLFRLARQRRFDEALALYRWFMPLLHLDARPDLVQCIKLCEELTGRGSAVTRPPRMPLQGEALAQVMTVVAQAMATRPALPDVGLRA from the coding sequence ATGAGCCGCAACGCCATCCATTGGAGCGGTGTGTTCCCCGCCGTCAGCACGCAATTCAAGGCCGATTACTCGCTGGATATCGAAGCCACCCACAAGGTGATGTGCAACCTGGTCGCCGACGGGGTCTGCGGCCTGGTGGTGTGCGGCACGGTGGGCGAGAACACATCGATGTCCGCCAGGGAAAAACTTGCCGTCATCGAAGCGGCGAAAGACGCCGCCAGGGGCCGCGTCCCGGTCATCGCGGGCATTGCCGAATTCACCACCGCCTTCGCCCGGGACATGGTGACCGAAGCGGCGCGCGCCGGCGTCGACGGCGTGATGGTGATGCCGGCGCTGGTCTACTCCGCCAAGCCGCACGAAGCCGCCGCGCACTTCCGCGACATCGCCACCGCCACGGACCTGCCGGTCATGCTCTACAACAACCCGCCGGTCTACCGCAGCGACATCACGCCGGACATCCTGGTCTCGCTCGCCGATTGCGAGAACATCGTCTGCTTCAAGGACTCCTCCGGCGATACGCGCCGCTTCATCGACCTGCGCAACGCCGTGGGCGACCGCTTCGTGCTGTTCGCCGGGCTGGACGACGTGGTGCTGGAGAGCATTGCCGTGGGGGCCGATGGCTGGATCTCGGGCATGTCCAACGCCTTCCCGAAGGAAGGCGAGACGCTGTTCCGCCTGGCCCGCCAACGGCGCTTCGACGAAGCGCTGGCGCTATACCGCTGGTTCATGCCGCTGCTGCACCTGGACGCGCGCCCGGACCTGGTCCAGTGCATCAAGCTGTGCGAGGAACTCACCGGGCGTGGGAGCGCGGTCACGCGGCCGCCGCGCATGCCGCTGCAGGGCGAAGCACTGGCACAGGTGATGACGGTGGTCGCTCAGGCCATGGCCACACGCCCGGCGCTGCCGGACGTCGGCCTGCGGGCCTGA
- a CDS encoding NAD(P)/FAD-dependent oxidoreductase, with amino-acid sequence MSPQQSGIGQAPASCQRRYDVLIVGAGPAGMAAARAAAASGCSVALIDDNPAPGGQIWRDGPGGRLPWQARSLRHAIAAQDRIALFASTRVIAAPASRTLLVENDESAMHLQFRNLILCTGARELLLPFPGWTLPGVTGAGGLQALVKAGTPVRGERIVIAGSGPLLLAAAATARRHGAHVARIAEQAPLSRLTRFAGALWRWPSKAAQAVALLDGHYRASSHVLEALGEERLQAVRIRQGGRTVALACDRLACGFGLVPNTGLAVLLGCALDAVSDAIAVDALQRTGLPHVYAAGECTGIGGSELALIEGRIAGYAAAGADERASALTAKRARWHAFAQRVRTAFALDPVLGTLARADTPLCRCEDVPLSAIRAHPDAWQARMQSRCGMGACQGRVCVTAGRLLFGWAQSTPRPPLSPARIGTLMLDENGRS; translated from the coding sequence TACGACGTGCTGATCGTCGGCGCCGGGCCCGCGGGCATGGCGGCGGCGCGCGCGGCGGCCGCGAGCGGCTGCAGCGTCGCACTGATCGATGACAACCCGGCGCCCGGCGGGCAGATCTGGCGCGACGGGCCGGGCGGGCGGCTGCCATGGCAGGCGCGCAGCCTGCGCCACGCCATCGCCGCGCAAGACCGCATCGCGCTGTTCGCCTCGACGCGCGTCATCGCGGCGCCAGCGTCCCGCACGCTGCTGGTCGAGAACGACGAGAGCGCCATGCACCTGCAATTCCGCAACCTGATCCTGTGCACCGGTGCGCGCGAACTGCTGCTGCCTTTTCCCGGCTGGACCCTGCCCGGCGTGACCGGGGCGGGCGGGTTACAGGCTCTGGTCAAGGCGGGCACGCCGGTCAGGGGCGAGCGCATCGTCATAGCCGGCAGCGGGCCGCTGCTGCTGGCGGCGGCCGCCACTGCGCGCCGGCACGGCGCGCACGTTGCGCGCATTGCCGAGCAGGCGCCGCTGTCACGCCTGACGCGTTTTGCTGGCGCGCTGTGGCGCTGGCCGTCCAAGGCGGCACAGGCGGTGGCGCTGCTCGATGGCCACTATCGGGCGAGCTCCCATGTGCTGGAGGCACTGGGTGAGGAGCGCCTGCAAGCAGTGCGCATCCGCCAGGGCGGGCGTACCGTGGCGCTTGCCTGCGACCGGCTGGCGTGCGGCTTCGGGCTGGTGCCGAATACCGGGCTGGCCGTGCTGCTGGGCTGCGCGCTCGACGCCGTATCGGATGCGATTGCCGTCGATGCGCTCCAGCGCACCGGCCTGCCTCACGTCTATGCGGCGGGCGAATGCACGGGTATCGGCGGCAGCGAGCTGGCCCTGATCGAAGGCAGGATCGCCGGCTACGCGGCCGCGGGCGCCGACGAGCGGGCCAGCGCGCTGACGGCGAAGCGCGCGCGCTGGCACGCGTTCGCGCAACGCGTGCGGACCGCTTTCGCGCTCGACCCTGTGCTTGGGACGCTGGCCCGCGCCGACACGCCGCTGTGCCGCTGCGAGGACGTGCCGCTATCGGCCATCCGTGCGCATCCGGATGCCTGGCAGGCCAGGATGCAGAGCCGCTGCGGCATGGGTGCCTGCCAGGGACGTGTCTGCGTCACGGCCGGGCGGCTCCTGTTCGGCTGGGCGCAGTCCACACCGCGCCCGCCGCTGTCTCCCGCCCGGATCGGCACCTTGATGCTGGACGAGAACGGGCGAAGCTGA